Part of the Anopheles gambiae chromosome 3, idAnoGambNW_F1_1, whole genome shotgun sequence genome is shown below.
ttgccttttttgttagATTTAGACGGAAAAAAGCAATTTCAATTAAGTATGGCAGAAAGGAATAATTTCTTACAACACGTTGAATGCGTTTTCCACATGCATGTGAAAGGTGGGAAATTTATCGCTCACTAAACATGCACGCAGACACCATCAGCTTCCGAATTTGCCAATTTCAATTCATACCCTTGTCCCAAAACATGAGTATTACACAGCCCATTAAATCACAAATTGTTCCTGTCACACCAGGCACACTAACGAACCTAAAACGGTGGCCATATATTGCCGCAGCACACCCACATGGCCCATCGTGGTGCGGTAGTTTGTCACGCGGAGGTAATGAACCTGCCCTGGTTGGTCTCACTGTTCTGCTCTGTCGTCCTGGTGCGCTCGCGGGCTACTACACCCGCGTCGTCGATGAAGCTATGGAGTTAGGCTGCCAGTCCGTCTTGCCGAGCACTGGCAGTCTATCTGTGGCGGTGTTTACTCTGATAAACAGCTGGCCGCAGGGCCCGAGTTGTTCACTCTGCTTACGCGCGGCCCGTGTGGCCAGTTTACACTGTCTTTGGGTTTTGATTTATGCACCGTCCGGCAACGACCGGACAGCATCAGCCATCCGTCAGGGCTTTGTGCCTTTAGCAGGGGGTTTGGGGTGCCTAACGATTTCGGCAAGTGTGTGTTCATCATTTGTTGTTCTATGCGGGGTTGTGTGTTCGTGTCTCTTTGCAGCAGTGATGAGGGAGAAGTGTGCTGGATTTTGAATCCGGTAAACGCATCGAGATGTTCTGTTTTAGGAAGTTTGTGCGTAATACTTCACCAACAGGAAAGGAAAATCGGGATAGTATGTTGACGTTCGCAAAGCCGCTTAGTTGTTGTACATTATTGATGAACGTTTTGGAAATCTGAATTTCACTGAAAGAGCTTTTGattgttgtttgattgtttctgTGCATTGTCTTCGGATGAGTTAGTATTAGTAATAAACACTTAAgttgatggtaaaatttgTCAGTTGTAATTTACTGTATTAAAATGGGCTACTTTTTATGAaacggcaaacaaaaataatttccaAATAAACCAAAAGCAGCGAGTTACCCTGTGGCAGTGACTTCGCCGTGGCATATGCCGCCATCTAGCGTCTGATAGCTAAAGCGCGTATATTTGAACAGCTCCGCTATCGCCTGTTCTTTGTGATTAAAATCGGTCgaattttgttgtgtttttgcatGTGTTGATAGTGATACACCATAAACAATTATAATTACACTTCTTGCATCAATAACAAtaagtttaaaattatttaaaaaacgcACCATATCTCATGCAATGTGGAACAGTTGTTCTACTAACTTGTAGAACGTCAACGCTCCGAAAAGGAAACATCATTCGGAAATACCATTCCAAAATAGTAAATTTACTGATCTAGTTAAAACTACACCTTCATTGTGCATACGATCAGCCACCTAACTACAAAGATGGTTTAATGCCAAATACTTAATTACCGCGGCAATGGATCCTTCACAGATGTGGTCAAATCTCGGACACAGTTTCCGAAGCACCGGCCACGAACATGGGATCCAATCAACGGGGTGTGAAAGACAAGAGTACGCGCGTGCACTCCGGAGCCGGGCAGTCCGTTTTCTATcagcaataacaataaaacataattaattatGCTACCGAGAAAGCGCACGTTAGGGCTAATTTTTATGATGCTTTTTCGATGTTCTTGTCTTGCGCAAGGGGTTACGAGGGGGTGCATGAAGCTTACGGAGACAACTTCCGGGAGGGCCCCCCGGGGTCGTGATCCGGATCACCACTTGGCGATGGCAACCGGGCATACTGGACTGTGCACAGGTCAACTCGGGGGGGGCGGTAGGCTCTTATCGTCgcggaagtgtgtgtgttattcaCACGATGATTTATGAGCGCAAAGAGTAGCCGGGCGtgtactgtgtgtgtttttgcgtgtGTTCGATCGAGTGGCAGCAAAAGGGCAACTAAATTAACTCACGTCGAAAAAGGTAGGATGGGCCATTCTAGTATGTAAAGATGTGATTAGCTAGGATGAAGGGAGTTAAAGTGGGGGATCATAAAGCAAACAACGAAAGGAGACTGGTGTTGGcaaatttaatatatttcaCCGTCATATTACGACCAATGCACATGAAATTTTAAGCAAAAAGCGTCTATATTTATTCCCATTTGCAAACAGCtgtgcaataaaataaacaatagcAAACTATTAGAAAGTGTTATCTACTTTCCCGTTTCACCTTTGACACGTCCTAAGTCGTACGATCATAAAACGTGATACCGTTGACAGCACAAAGCGTTTGCAAACTTCTTTAAAACATTCCTCGTAAATTGGTGTCGCTTGAAACATCGGGCATCTCCTTTCAATGCTGCGCCAGTTTACACAAACACCCCACGAAGCTCCCTCTGAGGACCCTGGCCCTGGCGTTTGCTTGGCGGTCACCGGGAACGCTTCAGAGAGAAGAGAATATCAATAGAATATCACCAAAGGGCAGTTGGTTGCACAGTGCGGGAAACGAGGAGAAAGGCGAACGTACCACGGGTCAAACGTTTATCATCGAGATTAAATCCGCCACAATGTGCATTGGTTTGCCTGTGTGCGGGTGCGTGTGCTGTAGTGCGCATTCGGGCTGGATAAAATCGCATCTTATCCGGCCGTTGGAATATTTGCCGCTGCCAGCAAAGGCAAACGCCGTTGTTGCGCTGGTATTTCTAGATGGACAACAAATAGTTTGTACGGTACACGGTTCGGTACAAGTACACATACAATGCAAAGATCCCGTGGCCGGAGGTTTGGTATGGATTATGAATTCCGATGCGGCTGGTGCTTTGATCCTTGGTGTCGTTTATCACAATGACAGGTGGTGATAGGGATAGGGAGGTGCTGTTTGGGGAGCTTCGTAACATCTCCAATGTTCGGATTGCACCGAAACAATGACGAGGGGTGGCCGCTTTCAGACTAGTGGAGCCCGCAGTTCCGTCTTCCATTTGGCGCCGTTTTGTGCGATATCGAATTGTATCAATATCAGAAGGTACGTTGCAAGCGACCCGACGATCTGGCGCAACGGCGTGTAGCAAATAGAAACAATTACCGATGGTAAATATTTTACCCCACACACCCGGTGGTTGTGGCAAGGACTGGGCAAGCCTGGAGGATAGCATCTAATACTCACATTAAACATTAGCCCATGATCGATGGTGAACAGACCACTGGCGGTGAATTCGATCCGCTGTTGATGTAGCTGCAGCGAAAGCAGACGCACCTGTTGTATACGCATCCACGGCCACGGCAGCGTGTGTATCGTGAAGGAGGATAGGAGATGCATtagttgtgtacgtgtgtttgtaGTTTGTAATTAGTTTTAGTGTGAGCGTTTATAAATTATGATGTTTTGCTAGCGCGCCCCATTTAGTCGATTCCGATCCGATTATGGTGTGAAGGAAGGCTATGGGGAGAACATACGGCAGGCAATACGTCGATACGTGTttgaaaaaaacccacaccaGCGATGTTTTGGGAAGGTAGACAAGTTGGTTTGTGAAAACAGTGAGTGGTTCACGATAATTTGCATTACATGAGGATTAAATCAAATTGTTTCCATGAATCACACAGTATGGATGATTAATACTATTTCCACCTCATAATACGGCATTTTCAATCCTGTCAAAGTCTTTTTAGTTCTTTACCCAGGAAATAGATAGTGTGTGATACTTTCCTCAGTCTGTTATTTGGTgattaattgaattaattgaATTCGATTCGAATGTTATTATAATTAATATCCACTTTACAGTGGTTATCAGTTTCAAATAGTTGGTCCttctcataaatataagtttCTGTGACATGGTGCTGTATGGTCGTCGATAAGACAAGAAGCTTCATGTACAGGAATTTAACCTCAAAAGGATTGTACTATTCTCCAAACGAATGTTATAAACTAAGACTGGACGATTTCGATTTCGAACTTCATGTAGTTCTAATTGTGCTCATATTCTTCCAACACATCCATACACTCCAAAAGTTTGAAACATAATTGAATCCTCATTCCGTATCACAATTATGCAAATTTCGAAACACAATCAAAATGGTCGGTTGGATGTTCGCTCTATACGGGTGCACCTCGAAAACATGCTCCAAAATAAGCCTTTAACAAAACTGCTGCATATAATTGGCCAGCAGTTCGGTAAGTGCCTACATTCATTGTGCCCAAAGGGCCTGAAAGCAAGTacgaaaaaataacacataaaCGATGTCCGAATTGTAGAACACCCATCGTGCTAAGAAATAAGCGATTGCGTTCAAATAGAAATATCCGGAGGAGGGTGGAAATTATGACCATTCATTAGCAAGTGAGGCGGACAGCGTAAACgtagctactgctgctgccaatgGTTCTGCTTCACATCCGGTGTGTTGCGCGTAGTGGGTCTACTAAAACCGGACCTAGCAGGCAGTCCCAATATTGACCACAAATCATCGCCATCTCGTGTGAAACAATTCGGCTATTCGGGTGGTCCAGACCGGTTATGTTCTGTGAGAAGAGTTTCGGCCTaaaaacacacatgcacacccacacacacacatacatgcttGTACACAAAAAGACGGATATCGAATCAATTTACCGGAAAGTTGCAACAATGGGGCGTTACATAATTCATAACACATTCGGGGTGGTTGTACATTCTAATGCAAATTGCTGGTGatgctgccggtgctgctgttgctgctgctgctggagtgtCATAGTTTTGCGTCCAACCACCAGCACGCGATCACGCGGTGCGGTTGTGCGTTCCGGACAACCAGAACCACGCACACCAGAGATTGTATTGGGCAGTTGAATCGAATGTGcgtacgtgtacgtgtgtgttaTGGGTGGGAAAACCACAAAATATGCAAACGCGCACTGCACACGAGGGAAAGGGAGCAGAGGGTCTGTCAGATCCGGGTCAGTATGGTATGGCATATTAAAAACATAACTTTTCCTCCTGAGTGACAATTGCATCCTGCGGTGGGTGAACGGGAAATGGGAGAAAGAGGAAGGGTGAAgggcaaaagaaacaaaaaatccatcgCTTGAAGGGGAGTGCAATGCGCCATTAACAAAACGGAATGACGCTCAAATAAAAACAGGAGCCTTACCTCCCAACCTAAAACGCACTTTTGTACTCACGCATTCTCTACTCTACCCTCccgcccccctccccttttCGCCCCCTCCCCCACTGAACAAGGCTTACCATCGATTTCGTGTCGGGGCAATTTGTTTTCCAGCCCAGTCCATGTATGAGGCTGCCTATTTTTTGGGCCTGCCATGTGCCGTTGGAGCATTgtagagagaaatagagagagagagagagagcgttgGCGACCGATAATGAAACGTACGACAATAAAACAAGAAGCCTGGGCGCGCACCCCAGTGGACAAACGGAAAACACCCCGGGTGGAAAAGTGAAAAGCAGGATTTTATGTGCCGCAATTTCAGGTCCGTACCGAAAGTGCAATCATTTAACGGTATCGGTAGGTGTATGGGCACAAGCAAGCAACACAagcaagagaagaaaacgtcagaaacaatatttttgggAGTCTCTGTGTGTCTGAtctataatgaaaaaaaaaaaacgtacaccAGAAACAAAGCTTTTGTTAAGGGGACAGTTTTGTAGTGCTTTTTGGGCTTAAAAAGAGATAcgaacaaagagagagagagagagagagagagagagagagagagaatgtgtggcgaaagggaaggaaagcaCTACTTAATTTGTCATTGAAATGCAAACGAAATTGCAATCACTTTTGGGTGGTGCAATGGGCAAACAATCTGCACGCTGATTTATTATACACATACAATTattcataataataatcatcatcatcgttggcggCGTCGTCattgttattactatttttgGGAGAGCGGACTGGTACGAATAAATCGTAACGATCATTATCTGCAACGCGTGCGCGATGTTTTTGCAGGCGCGCATAATGCATTTCGTGTCAATTTTTGCATCAAGATCGCgagggaaacaaaaaggaaaatgctGTTTACCCTGTAATGGGTATGTTGGTTGCTTGCGCTGTAGAACTTATGGTAtggaataataattattaagttTGATGAATTTTCCGTAATAATTACTCGTGTAGAGATACCGAATTTCGTGGAAAATGTGTATACCAATTTGATTGAAATCCAATGTTACAAAAAAGCTTTTGCTACATTTCTGCAGGATAGCGAATGTGCAGAATGCTTTCACCTACTTGTTTTATCTTCTTCTAAGTTTGGTGTGACCATTTGCACCAACATGCTAAGCCACCTGCTTTGTTGCTACTGGTCCACAGAATATGTAGAGTGAAACTGTGCTCTgggcattctgttttacaaaTCAAATAGACTTCCAGTGTGGCAAGGGATTTGTTGTTAGAGCGATGAAGCAACCGGAAGCAAGAGAAACGGCTTGCAATTGTGCATCCGTAACCGAGTGTGCAACTATTTTCTAAAACCGGGGTGTCACTTAATTAGCATATCTTTGCATAGATCGAAACAACGTTTGTCTGTGCTGTGTCGAACCCTGTGGCGTGGTGGTTGTGCCTGCGAGATGAGTGCTTATGCTGTGAACCAAGTGCTGTGATTGCTGTGCATTCggtgaaagagaagaaaaaactgtAGCTGCAGCTGAGTGCATCCTCTTCATAGGATGTGCATAAAGCccagcgtatgtgtgtgtgtgtgtgtgtccatggAAGGGTGGGGGGAAAATGCATCATGCCGTTTGCCATGCTCTACCATATCCATCCATCTCAACATGGTCGGATAGGGGAGTAGGGGTAtcgcaaaaaagggaaaggattaggcagacacacatacacgtatgCAGAAACTGGAAACAATACGACACAAAATCACACCAGCAACGGACCAGGGATCCCTTCTGCGTGGAATGTTTTTCCTCAATTACCTCGTTTTTTGCCGAATTACACACGTTGCAGATGCGCAGAATGCGAAACGTCGATATGAATGCCCACGAGAGCGTACTCAAGACCTCCCAGAAGGTTGGTAGCAGCTCGGCCGGTGTTGCCCACTGACCCAACCACAGCATACTGGTGGGATGGAAtgcgaaaaaagggaaacaaatgGACAGCGTTAGAGAGTAGGTGTGCCATGGTCAGATGGTTGGGAATTGCAACGCCATCGAGCCTTTCGCAGTAACGGGTaatcacacatgcacacgttTTATAAtgtatataaataataaaatcaatcgcttGGTATGAACGCGGGTGATTTGAGAGTATGTGCGAATAAGTTATGGATTTTTGGAAAGATTCCACGTCCACGCACGGACGTTGATTCGGAGATAGGCAGTTATGTAATTtgcaacacacagccacagcaaGAATTTGCCAGAATATTGTTTAATGTAATGGGGAATAGCAATTAAACTATTGCAATATATctggatttttttattctcttgtTATCTGGAGCTATTTCATGAGTTCACGAGCGAGAGACATGTCAAGAGTAGTCAATACCCTATTCACTGTTGAATTTAATATTATATAATTGTTACAATCAAGGAGAATAAAACTACCaaagtttcataatttttCCCTTATCTGTATTGTggcaatttttaatttatttcactcaCTACATCTTCCCTCCCCATAAAACATGCAATTAATAAAGCAATAGcaaaagtataaaaataaattgtaccGCTTTCATCTCTTgaagtgtgagtgtgtgtatgggcATTAAACATCACATAAACCTATCCTGCCTCCACACCACAGTAAAAGAAATTGACTGTAAAGGGTTCCCATTCccattttctctctcacagAGCGCGCTGGctaaagttgatgttttaatcGTCGAACCATTATGCACGGTTTAATGAGCAACAGTGCAGTGGGAATGCAACTGCCGCAGAAAGTGCGAATGCAAGCGAAACGGctgaagagaagagaagagcaaatgaaaataaaagaaacacactACAATACTTGCCGAAAAAGTTTCATCGTGCAGTAGTAGAGCAGCGTCGTGAGCGTTACGAACAGCGTCATCAGGATGAAAATCAACTGCGCCCCGTACGCTTTATTAATATTCAGCGATAATAAATGCAAATGTGTGTATAAATTTTTTATGTCATTAATTATTTTCGCTCTGATGTGGCGCTCGCACGCTGTTGGCTGCAAGTGGTCCGCCGCTCGGAGCAAGCTGGCAACGAGCAGCGGAAATTGGTCCGGTAGTGGTGTTTTTTGCGTTCGCGGCGGCATCACCACCGATGGAGCAGCCTGGTTGACCGTaattattttttgctgctgccgcttgaTTTTATGCCATCGCCCACCACCCCGAGGGATGGATGGTTCATGCGGCGCGGTCGTGTTTGCATTGGCCGCGCGTTCGATTGGGCCGGTTCGCGATTGATGATGCGGCTTGGCGGTGGCTGAACTGATTTCCCTCAACAGCTCCAGCGTGGTGGAGACGGTTTCGCCCCTATCCGGAGGCTTCGCGTCACGTCGAAAGCGCTCGTAATGGGCCTGCTCCTCGTCGGTGCCGTAAGCGGTCAGCTCGACGAGCAGATCGTTGATCAGCTGGAGACGGTTTTTAATCAACTGCACAAAGGCCACGTACTGCAGCTCAACCGTCGAGCTGGTGAGCATCGTGATGAAGCACTCGAAGATGCAGTACTCGGACGCAGGGATGAAATCGCTCATGTACATGATGCAGTTGTACCATTCGGCAAATCCGATGCAGAGAAATACGAATGTCATGTGCAGGCAGATAAATCTGGCAAATTTTCGGGGAAGCGTGATTGAATACACACACGGACGCAACACGAATGTTGATTGATTGTAAAATTGGAACAACACCACTCACCTGCACCACTGGCCGTGCTTCGGTACCACCGACAGTCGGTCGGCAATTTGTTCGtcaagcagcagcacgccCAACACAATGGCCGTCAGCGAACGGTGGTTGGCGAGGGCGACCGCATGCAGTAACCAAAACAGTATCAAGCCCGAGTACCGGTTGTAGACATCGATGACTATCGATACAAAGTTCGCTTCGACCTGTTGCTGCCTGTCGACCGTTGGCGTTGAATCGGGTCCGGGTTTGCCACCATCCTCGCCCGTTCCAACGCTGTACGCGTCCGTGTAGTTAATGTAAAGATGAAACGCACTGTACGCTGTCACGACTGCCAGCACGTACAGTGTGCTGCAACGGTTAAAACGGGAGGACCAGCCACCGAACGGCCACAAAGCGAACGTGCTTGATAGAATGTGAAGTGGTCGGAAGCATCGCAGGAACTGCTGTCGTGAGTAGTCCGGAGGAGAGGCGGCACTTGGTGGCTTTCCGGTGTTTATTCCATTCATCGGATAAGCAGCTTCTTCAGTGCAGTCGTAGCCGTGGGATCGAAGTGGGGGTGAAACTGCGAAAAGACTTTATTTCCTCAAGTACAAGCAAGAAAGTGCACCCTTGCAACACATCACTCCACTGGAAATGGTTCAACACTTCGAAGCGGGAGGAGAATTCTTTTCATCGAGCACGGCACACTGTGTTACTGGACTGGCTATAGCGATTGGTACGACGTACAAGCCACTCCGACGCGAACCAAACATGATTAATGTTCTTGCCTGATGGGTTGCAATTAACCTCAAAGTAAAGTGAGTCATAATTGAGCGTGTGTTAGAACGCAGTTCACGCTTCGGGTGAGATGTTTTATTAATACATGCGTAAGTGTTAATTTGATTGGTTCTGGCACCGTTGAGCAGTGATTGTAGAGATGTAGTGGGAAGGTTAAGTTTAGCTCTTTTACTTTTACTGAAACGGTGGTTTTCTCCCGATGATTGTACAGCGTTGCATGCCTCTGAAGTTATGCAATTTGACATTACAAAAGGTGCTTAAGCGCTTGTTGTACGGCAATTCAGAACCATTTGCTCCAACCATGCTAGAAATGACACTCATCGTGATACGATTCGGTCACATAATGATGCTTTCCCGGAGCGTTTATTGatcattcacattcatgaacgCCCCGCTGCGCCCGCAATGGTACCATAACGGACAGTCAGTGAAGGACCGGGTTGGGGCGCTGAGTTGGCATCGAGCGCGATGATTATAATCATGATTGCATAAATTTCCCGTTCACTGATCACCACGTTCGGTCCTCCACATGGGCAATTCCGTAGCATATGCATTTAAATCGGGTAATTAAAGGGAAATGCCGAAACGCGTCGAATGCGAAACAACGTTGTTTGTATGATTTTTCCTGAAAAACCCATGTGTGGCAGGCGTTTTGTTATGGCCGAGTGTACAACAATCGAACGGCTTAATCACCGTTAAACGATTGATCGAATTGAATCAAAATGATTAGGTACGTTGTTGTAGCACCAATAATCTGAAAGATAGAGCAACACATAATTAGATCTGGCAGCTGTTTGGCGCGGAAATGAAACCAGTACCGCATGGAATAATGTCAGATCGATGGTGAAGAGTCCACAACAGGAGATGCTCGTCTTGACATTCCGAAACACTAGTTGTTCTTGAGAAATCTATAAAAAGTGTATTGGAATGCgaatagaaaataaatgtgGAAAACAGGAGAGCTAACGTTACCGTGCGAAAGTTGATTCGTTGGCATGGTCCGTAAACGTTTGGCATCCTTAGAAGATGAACTGTCCGACGTGCCTCCTCCACTGTATCGTGACTGAAGTAGCACAGTACAAATATCTCTACCACAAACCAAACCACCCAGTACACGGTTTCAAGAAAGTCTTCCGTACTGTCGCCCTGCTGAACCTTGGCCTCCGCATACCGGACGGACATCATGCATGTGTTATACCCCAGCTCCACCAGTGTCACGAACTGGTAAAGCAGCAGGATCGTGTTTTGCACTCCGAAACAGCAGTTAAGCAGCCCGATCGCCTTGAGGAGCTGGCCATGGATGCGGACAAGATGACGCACCGACTCGTACGCCGCCTCACTGCCACGTCCCAGATGGGGCAGCAGTTGGAGCAGCCAGCGGTTAAGCAGTTTCAACCGCTCGCTGATTAGCAGCGCAAACGCCACAAACTGTAGCTCACTGATAACGCAAAGCGTTTGAGGTATGATGCAAAGCAGCAGGCAGTTGGAAGAGAATGGGGAACCACTGTCACGGATGTACATGAGGCAGTTGGTTACCTCCAGCACTGCCTTCACACCGACACCCAGGATTAGCATTAGCAGTACGTTACTGTTAGTAGGAGAGATGAAGTAACGCTGAATTATGTTGGAAAAAAGTTGTAGAATAACTTACCGTAGCCATACAATATTGTTGACTTTAACCTTCGTGATGGCCGATAGTCCAGCAGTTCGAACCATCTCCGGTATTGCCCGATCGACACTCAGCAACACCTGAATAAGGCGACTAAATGCTGGCTGACGAACGAGAGATACCATCACTATACCCAACACCAGTATGCAACCGATGTACTGATTCTTAAGATCGATCGCCACACGCACCAAGTTGGAATCGGTCAGCTTACCCGACTGGCTCAGCGAGGACAGGATGTGATACGAAGCATAAGCTAAGCTGCATCCCAAAGCATGCAGCACACCAATAAAAGAAAAGGCCAACGGTTTGCCATCCTTTCCTTTGAAGCGCTTAACTGGAATATCTGCTGTTcctattttaacacatttgtcACTTTTACATCCAGCATACGTAtcgagaaaatgaaaaagtgGTAAATATGTGAAAGCATTTAAGCAGCCCACTTTGGAGATGATATAGAGCGGTATAATGGCGTTTTGTAGACTGATGCTCCATGCGAATACCTTTCGACGAGGCATTGCAACCAAGAGTTACTACCAATATACGAAAGAATGTGTTAAATATGCTAAAATGCGACTTCGGATTGGATTGGTGGCTATTTAATAATTGATGCACTCCTTTCGCCATTGTCAGATTGTGACAAGATATGTCATTTCATATGAAGAAGATTAATTGATTATATTATAATCACATACTACTGCAAGCAGGCCCACTTTATTTAGGGTTGTATGAAAAAGGCAATAACTAATGATCAAAGTTCATACTAAGCTAAGCAGCTGAAAGAATCATTCTATCTGCTTGATCTTCAAACGATAGTGACGTGATCTCTTTATAATATCTTCAtaaatagatgccaacaaaagaATCGTAAGATAAATCTGAAGTCAAGGGTacatttgctttgttttcataCGCTATCAAGTATTAAAGCTTAGATAAACTAGTTCCAAGTCGTACATAAGCCATCGTTTGAGAGTTTCAGTGACATTATACTTGCAtctctacaaaaaaaaaacagaaacaaaggaaagaaaacggaaattatttatCAAACATGCTTATCTTACAACCACAAGCAGGTCTAAGGGAGCTATGGTTTAAACTCAGTTTTGCTTCAGCAGTGTTCGGGTGTGGTCCTGTAAAATAGTTCTTCAACATGAAAGTGAAATGTGTGATTTATTTGACTCTGTTGTAAGTATAATGCTC
Proteins encoded:
- the LOC1278209 gene encoding uncharacterized protein LOC1278209; this encodes MPRRKVFAWSISLQNAIIPLYIISKVGCLNAFTYLPLFHFLDTYAGCKSDKCVKIGTADIPVKRFKGKDGKPLAFSFIGVLHALGCSLAYASYHILSSLSQSGKLTDSNLVRVAIDLKNQYIGCILVLGIVMVSLVRQPAFSRLIQVLLSVDRAIPEMVRTAGLSAITKVKVNNIVWLRNVLLMLILGVGVKAVLEVTNCLMYIRDSGSPFSSNCLLLCIIPQTLCVISELQFVAFALLISERLKLLNRWLLQLLPHLGRGSEAAYESVRHLVRIHGQLLKAIGLLNCCFGVQNTILLLYQFVTLVELGYNTCMMSVRYAEAKVQQGDSTEDFLETVYWVVWFVVEIFVLCYFSHDTVEEARRTVHLLRMPNVYGPCQRINFRTISQEQLVFRNVKTSISCCGLFTIDLTLFHAIIGATTTYLIILIQFDQSFNGD